One Cucumis sativus cultivar 9930 chromosome 1, Cucumber_9930_V3, whole genome shotgun sequence DNA segment encodes these proteins:
- the LOC101222225 gene encoding uncharacterized protein LOC101222225 produces MEKMEKMICESKKMIMDWGRLPTCIGTTIFSKLVISNLPICRLVCRTWNHIVLDYASATQFQCLTTALLICTNDEAISFLDDSSKVNCNATMQCMDFDSRKHLHANFDLDSELMKSPSLLFDGNWSIHIISQCNGLLYVITNNYEYHGLYNHGIFNPMTNEFIQIPWHDEYGYDVIGFGCGISTKQYKLFRVRTTFPRGGEGRKGMEMDVLRFGNDNKWRYLPFLPSPSHVFVCSAYLNGVIYWLGKVEAKENEVVIHAFDVETEKFESSTILDVGLVDQESLNLYKFKETIYATFIEMTYDSIQVWKMQEKGSWIPEVLVMDDIPNHWRDLTIIEALEDRETILCMVNFRFFCFYNSIFGRRRKKVIPRYREKTRFRSIWKIESLNFGSLSNILSGECQ; encoded by the coding sequence ATGGAGAAGATGGAGAAAATGATTTGTGAGAGTAAGAAGATGATCATGGATTGGGGAAGACTTCCAACTTGTATTGGTACAACAATCTTCTCTAAACTTGTTATCTCCAATTTACCTATTTGTAGGTTAGTCTGTAGAACTTGGAATCATATAGTTTTGGATTATGCTTCTGCTACTCAATTTCAATGTCTTACTACGGCTTTGCTTATCTGCACAAATGATGAAGCTATTAGTTTCTTGGATGATAGTTCTAAAGTTAATTGCAATGCCACAATGCAATGCATGGATTTTGATTCCAGAAAGCATTTGCATGCAAACTTTGATTTGGATTCCGAACTGATGAAATCTCCATCGTTATTGTTTGATGGCAATTGGAGTATCCATATAATAAGCCAATGCAATGGATTGTTGTACGTTATCACGAATAATTATGAATATCATGGCTTGTATAATCATGGCATATTTAATCCTATGACGAATGAGTTCATTCAAATTCCTTGGCATGATGAATATGGATATGATGTGATTGGATTTGGTTGTGGCATTTCCACAAAGCAATACAAATTGTTTAGAGTTAGAACCACTTTTCCTAGAGGAGGAGAAGGGAGGAAAGGAATGGAAATGGATGTGTTGAGGTTTGGTAACGACAACAAATGGAGATACCTACCTTTTCTGCCTTCACCATCTCACGTCTTTGTTTGCAGTGCGTATTTGAATGGAGTGATCTATTGGTTGGGAAAAGTAGAAGCTAAAGAGAACGAGGTGGTCATACATGCTTTTGATGTTGAAACtgaaaaatttgaatcaaGTACTATTTTGGATGTCGGTCTAGTTGACCAAGAGTCCTTGAAcctttataaatttaaagaaaccATTTATGCAACCTTCATCGAGATGACTTATGATTCCATTCAAGTATGGAAGATGCAAGAGAAAGGTTCATGGATTCCGGAAGTACTTGTTATGGATGACATACCAAATCATTGGAGAGACCTTACGATCATTGAAGCCTTAGAAGATAGAGAGACGATCTTGTGCATGGTCAATTTTCGATTTTTTTGCTTCTATAATTCTATCTttgggaggaggaggaagaaggtCATACCAAGGTATCGAGAGAAAACAAGGTTTCGAAGTATATGGAAAATAGAATCCTTGAATTTTGGttctttatcaaatattttgtcggGTGAATGTCAATAA